The proteins below are encoded in one region of Telopea speciosissima isolate NSW1024214 ecotype Mountain lineage chromosome 10, Tspe_v1, whole genome shotgun sequence:
- the LOC122643748 gene encoding probable glutathione S-transferase gives MAEVKLFGFWGSPFSSRVQMALKLKGVSYEYIEEDLPNKSPSLLKYNPIHKKIPVLLHKEKPIAESLVILEYIDETWEGYSIMPEDPYERAMVRFWVKFLDEKFLGAAWKACWGEGKEQEKAMEDAQEVLTTLENELKGKKFFGGDNIGLVDIAANFIAFWVGVIQDVVGINLIEEDTFPTLFKWSEEFLSCEVVKGCLPPKDKLSAFLLARKEAITEAAKSIVYK, from the exons ATGGCAGAAGTGAAGCTATTTGGCTTTTGGGGAAGTCCTTTCAGTAGCAGAGTACAGATGGCTCTAAAACTAAAGGGTGTCTCTTATGAATACATTGAAGAAGATCTTCCTAACAAGAGTCCTTCGCTTCTCAAATATAACCCAATTCATAAGAAGATCCCTGTGCTCCTACACAAGGAAAAGCCCATTGCAGAATCCCTCGTCATACTCGAATACATCGATGAGACATGGGAAGGTTATAGCATAATGCCTGAAGATCCTTATGAGAGAGCCATGGTCCGCTTCTGGGTTAAATTCTTAGATGAGAAG TTCTTAGGTGCAGCATGGAAGGCTTGTTGGGGTGAAGGGAAGGAACAAGAGAAGGCCATGGAAGATGCACAAGAGGTCTTGACAACACTTGAAAATGAGCTCAAAGGGAAGAAGTTCTTTGGAGGAGATAATATTGGGCTTGTGGACATTGCAGCTAACTTTATAGCATTTTGGGTTGGAGTGATTCAGGACGTGGTAGGAATTAACTTAATAGAGGAGGACACATTCCCTACCTTATTCAAATGGAGTGAAGAATTCCTCAGTTGTGAAGTTGTCAAGGGATGTCTGCCCCCAAAAGATAAACTATCTGCTTTCCTCCTAGCTCGCAAGGAAGCTATAACTGAAGCAGCCAAATCCATAGTTTACAAATGA